The segment CAAAGGCCGAAGGAAGACGGATCGTTGCCATCGGCACGACTTCGGTACGCACACTGGAAAGCGTCTGGAACCGGTTCGGAAGATTTGAAGAATGCTCCGGAGAAACGAAGCTCTTCATCTACCCCGGCTATCAGTACCATACAATCGATGCGATGCTCACGAATTTCCATCTGCCCAAGAGTACGCTGATCATGATGATCTGCGCGCTCGGCGGCTATGACCGGATTATGCATGCCTACAAAGTTGCAGTCCGGGAAAAGTACCGCTTCTTCTCCTTCGGCGACTGCATGTTCCTGACCCATGAATGAGAAAGAGAAACAGGAGTACATCGCCTACCTACAAAGCCGCAAAAGTTCGTCGCGCCATAACTACTACAAAGAATCGCTGAAGGTCATCGAACACTGGAAGAAAGACCATCCCGATCAGCAGCCAAGAATCATCCTCCACGCCTGCTGCATCGTCTGTGCCTGCTGGCCGCTCGACTTTCTGAAGGAAAACGGCTTTGATGTCACGGTCTTCTTCAGCAACTCCAACATCTGGCCCAAAAGTGAATATGATCATCGCCTCAACGAGGTGAAGCGCTATCTTCATGAGCGGTGGAACGATGACATTTCTCTGATTGTTTCGTCCTATGATTATGAGAAATATGCAGAGACCGTAATTCCTGAGCGGGAAAACGATCCCGAAGGCTGGAAGAGCTGCTTTGGCTGCTATGCAAAGCGGATCGATGAAGCCTTCGCCTACGGTGATGCCAACGGCTATGATTTCTGTACCACAGTCATGACCTTCTCGCGGCAGAAGGATTCGGAAAAGATCAACGAAATCGGACTCAGGCTGGCAGCGAAATACAGCCGCACCAAATGGTTTGTCTCCGATTTCAAAAAAGCAGACGGCCAGGAGAAATCAGAAGCCATCTGCGATGCCTATGACATTTACCGTCAGGATTACTGCGGCTGTAAAACAAGCTACTACGAGCGTCATCCAGAGAAGATCAGCGAATGATCTTCTTTTTCATATGTCCGACAGCTTTCATCCGAAGACCCGATGGAAGCAGCCGCATCAGCTTATTCCCGACTCCCGGAACAATGACTGCCTTCTTCCAGTTTGCCTGATACAGGTTCTTTGCAGCGACGGCTGGCGATACTGCACCAATCGTCGGCTTCACGCCTTCCTTGTCATAAAAAGCCGTCTTCACCGGTCCCGGGCAATAGCAGCAGATCTCTACGCCATAGGGCTTTGCCTCCTCATGAAGCGCACGCGAATAGCTGACGACAAACGCTTTGGACGCATAATAGGATGCCGCATACGGACCGGGCTGAAAGGCCGCCGTACTGCCGATGTTGAGAATCGTTCCCTTTCCCGCCGCAATCATTTCGGGAAGGTACCGGCGGCATAAAAGAACCAGCGCTTCCACATTCAGCTGAAGAAGACGCTGTTCCACGGCGGGATCAAGCTCCCAGCTGCTGCCGACGGTTCCCATGCCGGCATTGTTGATCAGAACATCCACGGGGCCGCTCCAGCGGTACACCTCTTCCGCCGCATCCGGCTGACAAAGATCTACCGGTAACAGATGAATGCGGCCATCCGCCGGCGGCGCCTTCTCAGCTGCGCAAACGGCAGCGATCTCCTTTTTTGCAGCCAATAGCGTCTCTTTGCGGCGGGCAGCGATATATATATGGTGGCCATCCTTTGCGAACAGCTTTGCCAGCTCCAGTCCAATGCCTTCCGATCCGCCTGTAATCAATACGTTCATACGGTTATTGTACAAAAGGTGCCGGTTTCCACAACGGCTTTTCGCGCCAGTTCATGGTACCCTGAATGTACAAGCTGCCACTGGCAGCGAAAGGAATCGCCACATGAACCATCTGCTGTTTCTAACCGGAGTCATTCTGATTTTCTGTGCCATCTTCCAGAAACTTTTCCGTCGGACGGGCGTTCCCGGCCTCTTTCTTTTCATTGCGGCCGGCATGATCTTCGGATCCGACGGCCTGTTTCGCATCCCCTTCGAAGACTACGATGTTGCCGGCACCCTGTGTTCGGCGGCCCTCGTTCTGATCATTTATTACGGCGGTCTGGGGACAAACCTCAAAGCGGCAAAGCCTGTTCTCGCCAAGGCAGTTCTGCTGTCCAGTGTCGGCAGTCTGCTGACGGCGCTGCTGGTCAGCAGCTTTGCGATTGTTGTTCTTGGGATGACGGTTTTGGAAGGTCTGCTTCTGGGCGCCGTGATCTGCTCGACAGATGCGGCTTCCGTCTTCTCGATTCTAAGGTCAAGGAAGATGGACCTGCGCTATGGAACCGCATCGCTTCTGGAAGTGGAGAGCGGATCCAACGATCCTGTTTCCTATCTTCTGACCATGGTGGTGCTCAGCCTGCTGCAGGGAAACGGCCTTTCCACAGGGCAGATCATAAAGATGCTCCTATTGCAGATTGTCGTCGGTGCTCTGATCGGAGTGCTGGTTGCCTGGGTGGCGCTGCGACTGCTGCGGCTGTTCCATTTGAAAGATGCGGTATTGACGGAAGCACTTCTGCTTGGCTTCGGTCTGCTTTCGTATGCTTTGGCGTCC is part of the Galactobacillus timonensis genome and harbors:
- a CDS encoding epoxyqueuosine reductase QueH; the encoded protein is MNEKEKQEYIAYLQSRKSSSRHNYYKESLKVIEHWKKDHPDQQPRIILHACCIVCACWPLDFLKENGFDVTVFFSNSNIWPKSEYDHRLNEVKRYLHERWNDDISLIVSSYDYEKYAETVIPERENDPEGWKSCFGCYAKRIDEAFAYGDANGYDFCTTVMTFSRQKDSEKINEIGLRLAAKYSRTKWFVSDFKKADGQEKSEAICDAYDIYRQDYCGCKTSYYERHPEKISE
- a CDS encoding SDR family NAD(P)-dependent oxidoreductase gives rise to the protein MNVLITGGSEGIGLELAKLFAKDGHHIYIAARRKETLLAAKKEIAAVCAAEKAPPADGRIHLLPVDLCQPDAAEEVYRWSGPVDVLINNAGMGTVGSSWELDPAVEQRLLQLNVEALVLLCRRYLPEMIAAGKGTILNIGSTAAFQPGPYAASYYASKAFVVSYSRALHEEAKPYGVEICCYCPGPVKTAFYDKEGVKPTIGAVSPAVAAKNLYQANWKKAVIVPGVGNKLMRLLPSGLRMKAVGHMKKKIIR